The Sulfitobacter sp. SK011 genome has a window encoding:
- a CDS encoding ABC transporter permease: MTGYLLKRTLGALLVMFVVATLVFFMLRLVPGDPIAAMLADVGDPDAVDEIRRKLGLDQPMYVQYGKWLWNAVQGDLGNSIYGSRVPVGQLIAESLPRTLSLALLSFFVAIVIAVPAGLIAATRKNTGLDYAVTFVAFLGLSMPDFWLAILLIIVFAANLHWLPAIGYVPLSEGFWPWFSHLILPSIAVGTAFSAIVARMIRSSMLEVLNAEYMQVARAKGLSEYTLIMRHAFPNALIPVITVIGIAFALLMSGAVVVENVFAIKGLGRLLIQSILNRDYPVVQGAILIVSAIFVFSNLLVDVLYTLVDPRIRYQS; the protein is encoded by the coding sequence GCTTGGGGCCCTCCTGGTGATGTTCGTGGTCGCGACGCTTGTGTTCTTCATGCTGCGGCTTGTGCCGGGTGATCCGATTGCGGCCATGCTGGCCGATGTCGGCGACCCTGATGCAGTGGACGAGATCCGCCGCAAGCTCGGTCTCGACCAGCCGATGTATGTTCAATACGGAAAATGGCTCTGGAATGCGGTGCAGGGGGATCTGGGCAATTCGATCTACGGCAGTCGCGTACCAGTCGGGCAGTTGATCGCGGAATCCCTGCCGCGCACTCTTTCACTGGCCCTTTTATCGTTCTTCGTGGCGATCGTCATCGCCGTACCCGCCGGTCTGATTGCTGCGACCCGCAAGAATACGGGGCTGGATTATGCGGTGACTTTCGTGGCGTTTCTGGGGTTGAGCATGCCGGATTTCTGGCTGGCGATCCTTCTGATCATCGTCTTTGCCGCTAACCTGCACTGGCTGCCAGCCATCGGCTATGTGCCGCTGTCAGAGGGCTTCTGGCCATGGTTTTCCCATCTGATCCTGCCATCGATCGCTGTCGGCACTGCGTTTTCGGCCATCGTTGCGCGGATGATCCGCTCGTCGATGCTGGAAGTGCTCAATGCCGAATACATGCAGGTCGCGCGCGCAAAGGGGCTGAGTGAGTACACTTTGATCATGCGACACGCTTTCCCCAACGCCCTGATCCCGGTGATCACGGTGATCGGCATCGCCTTTGCCTTGCTGATGTCGGGCGCTGTCGTGGTCGAGAATGTCTTCGCGATCAAAGGTCTGGGGCGACTTTTGATCCAAAGCATCCTGAACCGCGATTACCCGGTCGTTCAGGGTGCTATCCTGATCGTTTCCGCCATCTTCGTTTTTTCCAACCTGCTGGTTGACGTTCTCTACACGCTCGTTGATCCGCGCATCAGGTATCAATCGTGA
- a CDS encoding ABC transporter permease: protein MSKYAKAFGADTVSTQEPVLRRGPGFLREIAYDKKAVFGLIVLGIFAVFAFLGPWLAPHDPNAMLFDMLMPPSLEFPLGTDDLGRDLLSRVIYGTQISLFVGVSTVAIALVFGVALGLIAGYFGGWLDYVIMRYIDLQWAFPNFIIAVYLVAVFGAGLLNVIIAISLAFLDDFARVARSMVLTLKEEQYVDAARVSGASNFRILTQHILPNAAAPIIVQATVSVSYAILGEASLSFLGLGVEADTPTWGLILADGRSFISRAWWLGLFPGAAIMLTVLSINFLGDGLRDYLDVREVKDV from the coding sequence GTGAGCAAATACGCAAAAGCCTTCGGTGCCGATACGGTCAGTACCCAAGAACCTGTCCTCCGTCGCGGTCCCGGTTTCCTGCGCGAGATCGCGTACGACAAGAAGGCCGTCTTCGGCCTGATCGTGCTGGGCATCTTTGCCGTCTTTGCGTTCCTAGGGCCGTGGCTGGCACCACATGATCCGAATGCGATGCTGTTCGACATGCTGATGCCGCCATCGCTGGAATTCCCATTGGGTACGGATGATTTGGGCCGCGACCTGTTGAGCAGAGTGATCTACGGTACGCAGATATCCCTGTTTGTCGGGGTGTCGACAGTCGCCATCGCGCTGGTATTCGGCGTGGCACTGGGCCTGATCGCCGGGTATTTCGGTGGATGGCTCGACTACGTGATCATGCGCTATATCGACCTGCAGTGGGCGTTTCCGAATTTCATCATCGCGGTCTATCTGGTGGCCGTTTTCGGGGCCGGGCTGTTGAATGTCATCATCGCCATATCCTTGGCCTTCCTCGATGATTTTGCCCGCGTCGCGCGGAGCATGGTTCTGACCCTGAAAGAGGAACAATACGTCGATGCCGCGCGTGTGTCGGGGGCCTCGAACTTTCGCATTCTGACCCAGCACATCCTGCCCAACGCGGCGGCACCGATCATCGTACAGGCAACAGTCAGCGTCTCTTATGCCATTCTGGGCGAGGCCAGCCTGTCGTTTCTGGGTCTCGGTGTCGAGGCCGACACGCCGACCTGGGGACTGATCCTGGCCGATGGTCGCAGCTTTATCTCGCGGGCCTGGTGGCTGGGCCTGTTCCCGGGTGCCGCGATCATGCTGACGGTCCTCAGCATCAATTTCCTCGGCGACGGGCTGCGCGATTATCTGGATGTGCGCGAAGTGAAGGATGTCTGA
- a CDS encoding amidase — MTDTAITVEDIEAAERLLGLSYTVRERQQMVGNLAGQIESAVARRKVPLSNNVPMASRFDPRLPGFEMPQVADSQLLAIHSAPLPDSDEDIAFAPLTHLATWIASGQITSRRLTEIYLARIAALNPKLECYAKVMSETALSEADAADKLLAQGTNLGPLHGIPYGMKDLFDTAGVTTGWGAEPYQERVPDCDAHIVTLLRDAGAVLLGKTTLGALAYGDIWSGGWTRNPWNLNEGSSGSSAGSASATAAGLCGFSIGTETLGSITSPSQRCGTTGLRPTFGRVSRAGGMALCWSLDKVGPICRGVEDTAMVLAAINGVDIGDRCTIAAPFNFDANQGIEGMRLGYLPEAFGEGATEVDHAALAAAKDLGIEVVEVELQDLPYGALMNVVYAEAAAAFEHLTLEDTDDTLKWQDDGAWPNTFRKARFLSAVDHVQLDRLRYLVMQSLDTLFSNVDALIGPFMTGPMLVASNFTGHPCLHLRAGFLEAGTRSAASLGAGKLTTGNATGAGPTFTVPQGISLWGRLFQEGPLLNLGMALERKLAVADRRPGFAI; from the coding sequence ATGACAGATACTGCCATCACCGTAGAAGACATCGAAGCCGCCGAGCGGCTGTTGGGTCTTTCCTACACTGTGCGGGAACGCCAACAGATGGTTGGCAATCTGGCCGGGCAGATTGAATCTGCCGTGGCGCGCCGCAAGGTGCCATTGTCCAACAACGTGCCGATGGCGTCGCGATTTGATCCGCGGCTGCCGGGATTTGAAATGCCCCAAGTGGCGGACAGCCAATTGTTGGCGATCCACTCCGCCCCGCTTCCCGACAGCGACGAGGATATCGCCTTTGCCCCCCTGACGCATCTGGCCACCTGGATCGCCAGCGGGCAGATCACCAGCCGCAGGCTGACCGAAATCTATCTCGCGCGAATTGCGGCGCTGAACCCAAAGCTGGAGTGTTATGCGAAGGTGATGTCGGAAACCGCATTGTCTGAGGCGGATGCGGCAGACAAATTGCTGGCGCAAGGCACCAATCTGGGTCCGCTGCACGGCATTCCCTATGGGATGAAAGACTTGTTTGACACGGCCGGTGTCACCACCGGTTGGGGTGCCGAGCCCTATCAGGAACGTGTGCCTGACTGCGATGCGCATATCGTCACATTGCTGCGTGATGCTGGCGCGGTGCTGTTGGGCAAAACCACGCTGGGGGCGCTGGCATATGGTGATATCTGGTCTGGTGGTTGGACACGCAATCCATGGAACCTGAATGAAGGCTCTAGCGGGTCAAGCGCTGGATCAGCGTCGGCCACCGCCGCCGGACTGTGCGGGTTTTCCATCGGGACCGAAACCTTGGGATCGATTACATCGCCCAGCCAGCGCTGCGGCACCACTGGGCTGCGGCCCACTTTCGGACGGGTGTCTCGCGCAGGCGGAATGGCACTTTGCTGGTCGCTCGACAAGGTCGGGCCGATCTGCCGCGGCGTCGAGGATACCGCGATGGTGCTGGCCGCAATCAATGGCGTGGACATTGGCGACCGCTGCACAATCGCGGCACCGTTCAACTTTGATGCAAACCAAGGTATAGAGGGCATGCGTTTGGGTTATTTACCAGAAGCCTTCGGCGAGGGTGCAACCGAGGTTGACCATGCCGCTCTGGCCGCTGCGAAGGATCTTGGAATTGAGGTCGTCGAGGTCGAGCTGCAGGATTTACCCTATGGGGCCTTGATGAATGTGGTCTACGCCGAAGCCGCCGCGGCGTTCGAGCATCTGACCTTAGAAGATACTGACGATACGCTAAAATGGCAGGACGATGGGGCCTGGCCCAATACCTTCCGCAAGGCGCGGTTCCTGTCGGCCGTCGATCACGTACAGCTGGACCGTTTGCGTTATCTGGTCATGCAGTCATTGGACACGCTGTTCAGTAACGTCGATGCGCTGATTGGCCCATTCATGACCGGCCCGATGCTGGTAGCCAGCAATTTCACCGGCCATCCCTGCCTGCACTTACGTGCCGGGTTCCTTGAAGCTGGGACCCGCAGTGCCGCATCACTGGGGGCTGGCAAACTGACCACTGGAAACGCCACCGGTGCGGGCCCAACTTTCACTGTGCCACAGGGAATATCCCTGTGGGGTCGGCTGTTTCAGGAAGGCCCGCTGCTGAACCTTGGTATGGCGCTGGAACGTAAACTGGCCGTGGCGGACAGACGCCCCGGCTTTGCGATTTGA